One Tunturibacter gelidoferens genomic region harbors:
- a CDS encoding BON domain-containing protein, with protein sequence MKNFARVGVLGFAGLVMLFGTSKGVAQSAVNNVGSGPNDTQIQADVTKALDNKRFKDVKSLVQNGVVTLTGTVELYSAKIDADDRAHHRKNVKGVENQIQVAGPEVDDMTLRNKLAEKLAYDRVGYGTTAFNAFTIGVEKGVVTLGGTAYGPTDKDSALSLVENYPGVKDVIDNVEVAPVSPIDDRIRLAEARSIYGFPQLNKYAIDPAKPIRITVVNGSVTLSGVVDSQSDKDVANIRANAVSGVFKVVNNLEVVGSEAEKPAK encoded by the coding sequence ATGAAGAATTTTGCACGCGTCGGCGTGTTGGGTTTTGCTGGTCTGGTGATGTTGTTCGGGACGTCGAAAGGTGTGGCCCAGAGCGCCGTCAACAACGTCGGATCGGGGCCAAACGATACGCAGATTCAGGCGGATGTGACGAAGGCGCTGGATAATAAGCGATTCAAAGATGTGAAGAGTTTGGTGCAGAATGGCGTGGTGACGCTGACGGGGACCGTGGAGCTTTACAGCGCGAAGATCGATGCGGATGATCGTGCGCACCACCGCAAGAATGTAAAGGGCGTTGAAAATCAGATTCAGGTTGCGGGGCCTGAGGTCGATGACATGACACTTCGGAACAAGCTGGCAGAAAAGCTGGCGTACGACCGGGTTGGGTATGGAACCACGGCGTTCAATGCGTTTACGATCGGCGTCGAGAAGGGTGTTGTGACGCTCGGCGGGACTGCGTATGGGCCCACGGATAAAGATTCAGCGCTGAGCCTGGTGGAGAACTATCCGGGTGTGAAGGATGTGATTGACAACGTGGAGGTGGCGCCGGTGTCGCCGATCGATGACCGGATTCGATTGGCAGAGGCGCGGTCGATCTATGGGTTTCCGCAGTTGAACAAGTACGCGATTGATCCGGCAAAGCCGATTCGGATCACGGTGGTGAATGGGAGTGTGACCCTGTCGGGTGTGGTGGACAGCCAGTCGGATAAGGATGTGGCGAATATACGGGCTAACGCTGTTTCGGGGGTGTTCAAGGTAGTGAACAACCTTGAGGTGGTTGGTAGTGAGGCGGAGAAACCAGCTAAATAG
- a CDS encoding UbiA-like polyprenyltransferase — translation MASLWKSTVVTLEMIKWEHSVFALPFALTGAVLAAGGWPTLRVLGWIIVCMVAARSAAMAFNRLADAQLDAANPRTAMRALPAGTLSNGFVAGFVVISIALFVLGAAMLNRLTLELAPVALAVVLAYSFMKRVTRWSHVVLGLALGIAPSAAWIAVRGSLDIRIVVLTAAVLLWVGGFDVLYACQDFEHDRKVGLNSVPQAFGITAAFWIARAMHVGMLLMLCWLMELFGLGRVAMLGVGLVAMLLLYEHSIISPKDLRRMNAAFFTLNGVISVVFFGFVAADVLMRK, via the coding sequence ATGGCATCGTTGTGGAAGAGTACGGTTGTAACGCTTGAGATGATCAAGTGGGAGCATTCGGTGTTTGCGCTGCCGTTTGCGTTGACGGGTGCTGTGCTGGCTGCGGGTGGTTGGCCGACGCTGCGAGTTTTGGGCTGGATTATTGTCTGCATGGTGGCGGCGCGGTCTGCGGCGATGGCGTTCAATCGGCTGGCAGATGCTCAGCTGGATGCGGCAAACCCGCGTACGGCGATGAGGGCGCTGCCTGCGGGGACGCTGAGCAACGGGTTTGTTGCGGGATTTGTAGTGATATCGATCGCGCTGTTCGTGCTGGGTGCGGCGATGTTGAACCGGTTGACGCTGGAACTTGCTCCGGTGGCGTTGGCTGTGGTGCTGGCTTATAGCTTCATGAAGCGCGTAACGCGATGGTCGCATGTTGTGTTGGGGCTGGCGTTGGGGATCGCGCCTTCAGCGGCGTGGATTGCGGTGAGGGGATCGCTGGATATCAGGATTGTTGTGCTTACGGCGGCAGTGCTTTTGTGGGTGGGCGGCTTCGATGTGTTGTATGCGTGTCAGGATTTCGAGCACGACCGCAAGGTGGGTTTGAACAGTGTGCCGCAGGCTTTTGGCATAACAGCGGCGTTCTGGATTGCGCGTGCAATGCATGTGGGAATGTTGCTTATGCTGTGCTGGCTGATGGAGTTGTTCGGGCTGGGAAGGGTTGCGATGTTGGGGGTTGGACTGGTTGCGATGCTGCTGCTGTATGAGCACTCAATTATTTCGCCAAAGGATCTGCGGCGCATGAATGCTGCGTTCTTTACGTTGAATGGGGTAATCTCAGTGGTGTTTTTTGGATTTGTTGCCGCGGATGTGTTGATGCGCAAATAG
- a CDS encoding CsbD family protein, producing the protein MNTEKVEGKFDQVAGKIKQNVGEAVGNQKLANSGVADQVKGAAKETWGNAKDAAAVANDDARARAEVKGEDYKARAEDTAHNMREKIANTAHNVKESVSEKLDNFKREHRS; encoded by the coding sequence ATGAACACCGAAAAAGTAGAAGGCAAGTTTGACCAGGTAGCAGGCAAGATCAAGCAGAACGTTGGCGAAGCTGTCGGCAATCAGAAACTAGCCAACTCCGGCGTGGCAGATCAGGTCAAGGGCGCCGCCAAAGAAACCTGGGGCAATGCCAAAGATGCCGCGGCTGTCGCAAATGATGATGCCCGCGCTCGTGCCGAAGTCAAAGGCGAAGACTACAAAGCGCGCGCAGAAGATACAGCTCACAATATGCGCGAGAAGATCGCGAACACAGCGCACAATGTCAAAGAGAGCGTGAGCGAAAAGCTGGATAACTTCAAACGAGAGCACCGCAGTTAA
- a CDS encoding lmo0937 family membrane protein encodes MLWTITIILFILWIVGLVSSYTLGGWIHILLVLAIIVLIFNLLSGRRAL; translated from the coding sequence ATGCTTTGGACAATCACTATCATTCTTTTCATCCTCTGGATCGTAGGGCTTGTAAGCAGCTACACCCTCGGCGGATGGATTCACATCCTTCTGGTCCTCGCCATCATCGTGCTCATTTTCAACCTGCTGTCCGGTAGGCGAGCACTGTAA
- a CDS encoding prephenate dehydratase, producing the protein MATVEMLESPGGLEIVACAVSAQVLAKVIAGEVDAAVLPIENSLHGSVAEHYDLLLDLPVHIERESLLRIRHNVIAMPGVKLQEVKRVMSHPVALSQCRRFLASHPEWEVVPFYDTAGSVKRLMAEGLRDAAGIAPVLAASEYGAEVMVADIEDHTENYTRFHLVRRDDSVLEKAGGDGNKMSLAFAIEHRPGTLVAALQRLAKAGVDLTKIESRPVPGRPWEYVFYVDVRFDSSEKAEAALIALREHCRMVKVLGRYWAA; encoded by the coding sequence ATGGCGACAGTCGAGATGCTGGAGAGTCCTGGGGGCTTAGAGATCGTCGCGTGCGCGGTGTCGGCACAGGTGTTGGCGAAGGTCATCGCGGGGGAGGTCGATGCGGCGGTGCTGCCGATTGAGAACAGCCTGCACGGATCGGTTGCTGAACACTACGATCTGTTGCTGGATCTGCCGGTGCACATTGAGCGTGAGAGCCTGCTAAGGATTCGACACAATGTGATTGCGATGCCAGGGGTGAAGCTGCAGGAGGTGAAGAGAGTGATGTCGCATCCCGTGGCGCTGTCGCAGTGCAGGAGATTTCTGGCCTCGCATCCGGAGTGGGAGGTAGTCCCCTTCTACGACACGGCGGGGAGCGTGAAGCGACTGATGGCCGAAGGCTTGCGGGATGCGGCGGGGATCGCTCCTGTGCTTGCGGCGTCGGAGTATGGCGCCGAAGTGATGGTGGCTGACATAGAGGACCATACGGAAAACTACACGAGGTTTCATCTGGTTCGGCGGGACGATTCGGTTTTGGAAAAGGCCGGAGGCGACGGGAACAAGATGAGCCTGGCATTTGCCATCGAACATCGGCCGGGAACGCTAGTGGCGGCTTTGCAACGACTGGCGAAGGCCGGGGTGGATCTGACTAAAATCGAGTCCAGACCGGTCCCGGGTAGACCGTGGGAGTATGTTTTCTATGTTGATGTGCGGTTCGATTCATCGGAGAAGGCTGAGGCTGCTTTGATTGCGCTGCGCGAGCACTGCCGGATGGTCAAGGTGCTGGGACGGTACTGGGCGGCTTAG
- the lon gene encoding endopeptidase La, which yields MPSDFVSVIQPTATKSGEGSGAEVVGKRPVPVLPVRDTVLFPHAVLPLTVGRDSSIQLIQSLGEEKTILVVAQRDARQDAPQAADLFATGTRATVHKVVKMPNQSLFVFTEGNERVHLGEFAQLTPFMTAEYEAIPDVDPQQTPEAEALQRNVVSQFQQIVTSSPTLSDDLQTIAINIDEPGRLADFIASSLPFLTTTDKQELLETPDVSARLERINKHLAKELEVQQLRNKIQTEVQDSVQSSQRDYYLREQLKAIQKELGDQDDTQKDIAELKEKIETAGMPEDVKKDALKELGRLSRMNPAAADYSLTRNYVEWLAVLPWSKTSSGEVDILKAKAILDEDHYGLKKVKDRILDYLSVRRLKPDMKGPILCFVGPPGVGKTSLGRSIAKALDRKFSRISLGGMHDEAEIRGHRRTYIGALPGQIIQHLKRVEVKDPVFMLDEIDKLGRDFRGDPASALLETLDPEQNNTFRDNYLDQPFDLSKVLFICTANQLDTIPGPLLDRMEIIELTGYTEEEKVNIAIKYLIPRQIKENGITEEQIEFPKDSVHLIARHYTREAGVRKLEQQIGTVCRKVARKIAEGQTEKVLITPEIVHEFLGGIKVRVDTEIAERTKRAGVAVGLAWTPAGGDVLFIEANRMKGKGGFTITGQIGDVMKESMQAALTWVRSNAASLGLEEDFTKDTDLHIHVPAGAIPKDGPSAGVTMATALVSLLTDTPVHPLTAMTGEITLSGNVLPVGGIKEKFLAAKRAGVRDVILPADCKQQVDEDLTPDQIEGVTLHYATRIEDVLAVALPKTRAEKVEDEVVREEVLHATV from the coding sequence ATGCCAAGCGATTTTGTAAGTGTGATTCAACCTACGGCAACAAAAAGCGGTGAAGGGTCAGGCGCGGAGGTGGTAGGCAAACGTCCTGTTCCAGTGTTGCCGGTGCGGGATACCGTCTTATTTCCTCACGCGGTGCTTCCACTGACAGTGGGGCGGGATAGCTCGATCCAGCTGATTCAATCGCTGGGCGAAGAGAAGACCATTCTGGTGGTGGCGCAACGGGATGCGCGGCAGGATGCTCCGCAGGCTGCAGATCTGTTTGCGACCGGGACCAGAGCAACAGTGCACAAGGTCGTCAAGATGCCAAACCAGAGCCTGTTTGTGTTCACCGAGGGCAATGAGCGGGTACATCTTGGCGAGTTTGCGCAACTGACGCCCTTTATGACGGCCGAATATGAGGCCATCCCCGACGTGGATCCGCAGCAGACGCCGGAGGCCGAGGCGCTGCAACGCAATGTGGTGAGCCAGTTCCAGCAGATTGTGACCTCGTCTCCTACATTGAGCGACGATCTGCAGACCATTGCGATCAACATCGACGAACCCGGCAGGCTGGCGGACTTTATTGCTTCGTCGCTTCCGTTTTTGACGACGACGGACAAGCAGGAGCTATTGGAGACGCCGGATGTTTCGGCTCGTCTGGAGCGGATCAACAAGCACCTGGCGAAGGAGCTTGAGGTGCAGCAGCTGCGCAACAAGATCCAGACGGAGGTTCAGGATTCGGTGCAGTCATCGCAGCGGGATTACTACCTGCGCGAGCAGTTGAAGGCGATCCAGAAGGAACTGGGTGACCAGGATGATACCCAGAAGGACATCGCGGAGCTGAAGGAGAAGATTGAGACCGCTGGAATGCCGGAGGATGTGAAGAAGGATGCGCTGAAGGAACTGGGCCGGTTGAGCCGGATGAATCCTGCTGCTGCGGACTACTCGCTGACGCGGAACTATGTGGAGTGGCTGGCGGTACTGCCGTGGTCGAAGACATCTTCGGGCGAGGTGGACATTCTGAAGGCGAAGGCGATTCTCGATGAGGATCACTACGGCTTGAAGAAGGTGAAGGATCGCATTCTGGATTACCTTTCGGTGCGGCGTTTGAAGCCGGATATGAAGGGGCCGATTCTTTGCTTCGTTGGGCCTCCGGGTGTTGGTAAGACGTCGCTGGGACGTTCGATCGCGAAGGCTCTGGATCGCAAGTTTTCACGCATCTCGTTAGGCGGTATGCATGATGAGGCGGAGATTCGCGGGCATCGGAGAACGTACATTGGCGCGCTGCCTGGGCAGATCATTCAGCACTTGAAGCGGGTTGAGGTGAAGGACCCGGTGTTTATGTTGGATGAGATCGACAAGCTGGGGCGCGACTTCAGGGGAGATCCTGCGAGTGCGTTGCTTGAGACGCTGGATCCGGAGCAGAACAATACGTTCCGCGATAACTATCTCGACCAGCCGTTCGATCTGAGCAAGGTTTTGTTCATCTGCACGGCGAACCAGCTGGATACGATTCCTGGGCCCTTGCTGGATCGTATGGAGATCATTGAACTGACCGGCTATACGGAAGAGGAGAAGGTGAACATCGCCATCAAATACCTTATTCCGCGGCAAATCAAAGAGAACGGAATTACGGAAGAGCAGATCGAATTCCCGAAGGATAGCGTGCATCTGATTGCGCGGCACTACACGCGGGAGGCTGGTGTCCGTAAGCTGGAGCAACAGATTGGTACCGTTTGCCGTAAGGTTGCGCGCAAGATTGCGGAGGGTCAGACGGAGAAGGTTTTGATTACTCCTGAGATCGTGCACGAGTTTCTTGGAGGTATCAAGGTGCGCGTGGATACCGAGATTGCAGAGCGGACCAAGCGTGCCGGCGTTGCTGTTGGACTGGCGTGGACTCCGGCGGGCGGCGATGTTTTGTTCATCGAAGCGAACCGGATGAAGGGTAAGGGCGGGTTCACGATCACTGGCCAGATTGGTGATGTGATGAAGGAGAGCATGCAGGCCGCGCTGACCTGGGTACGCTCGAATGCCGCGTCATTGGGGCTCGAGGAGGACTTTACCAAGGATACGGACCTGCACATTCACGTGCCTGCGGGTGCGATTCCGAAGGATGGCCCGTCGGCTGGCGTGACGATGGCGACTGCGCTGGTGAGTCTGTTGACCGATACTCCGGTGCATCCGCTGACGGCGATGACGGGCGAGATTACGCTGAGCGGCAATGTGTTGCCGGTTGGCGGAATCAAGGAGAAGTTCCTTGCGGCGAAGCGGGCCGGCGTGCGGGATGTGATTCTGCCGGCGGACTGCAAACAGCAGGTGGATGAGGACTTAACGCCGGATCAGATTGAGGGCGTGACGCTTCATTACGCTACGCGGATTGAGGATGTTCTGGCGGTTGCGCTGCCTAAGACTCGAGCGGAGAAGGTGGAGGACGAGGTGGTTCGCGAAGAGGTACTTCACGCTACGGTGTAA
- a CDS encoding DUF488 family protein — protein MELYFRAVAGMMTVGHSTLELKSFLRALRENGCSTLVDVRRYPGSKRHPQFGQERLFASLEGAGIRGVWRVGLGGRRAARKDSVNTGWRNESFRGYADYMQTAEFVAEIDWLMGLPDLETAVVMCAEAVPWRCHRSLIGDAVLARGEGVEDIFVTAEGGSSRRVHEMTEFARVEGGRVWYPGVTAAGLFD, from the coding sequence TTGGAACTTTATTTTCGGGCGGTGGCTGGGATGATGACGGTTGGACATTCGACGCTGGAGCTGAAGTCGTTTCTGCGGGCTTTGCGGGAGAATGGGTGCTCGACGCTGGTGGATGTGAGGCGGTATCCGGGGTCGAAGAGACATCCGCAGTTTGGGCAGGAGAGGTTGTTTGCTTCGCTTGAGGGGGCTGGGATTCGCGGAGTGTGGCGGGTGGGGTTGGGTGGGCGCAGGGCTGCGCGGAAGGACAGCGTGAATACGGGATGGCGGAATGAGAGCTTTCGGGGTTATGCGGACTACATGCAGACGGCGGAGTTTGTCGCGGAGATCGACTGGCTGATGGGGCTGCCGGATTTGGAGACTGCGGTGGTGATGTGTGCGGAGGCGGTGCCCTGGAGGTGTCACCGGTCGCTGATTGGTGATGCGGTTCTGGCTCGTGGGGAAGGGGTGGAGGATATCTTTGTGACGGCTGAGGGTGGGAGCTCGCGAAGGGTGCACGAGATGACGGAGTTTGCCCGGGTGGAGGGCGGGAGGGTTTGGTATCCGGGTGTGACGGCGGCTGGGTTGTTTGATTGA
- a CDS encoding DUF2306 domain-containing protein, producing MPQAASSSRLVSWRWALLALLATLVGLASLRYALPKVPFPAGLPNFQLRHKWLIAHAIFASIALLTGPWQFLPLIRQRWLPMHRWIGRIYCGAVLLGWLASLPIAAHAQAGAISSAGFLTLGFLWVGSTAAGYFTIRSGKVIAHRRWMIRSFALTAAAITLRIYLPLLPLTGLSFSTSYRIIAWACWVPNLFFAEWLLRHQPTPEPIAHLLHGHQSVSAD from the coding sequence ATGCCTCAGGCTGCATCGAGTTCAAGGCTTGTCTCATGGCGTTGGGCGCTCCTGGCGCTTCTCGCAACCCTGGTTGGTTTGGCATCGCTTCGCTACGCCCTGCCCAAAGTCCCTTTTCCCGCCGGCCTTCCGAACTTTCAGCTACGCCACAAGTGGCTCATCGCTCATGCAATCTTTGCTTCCATCGCGCTTCTGACTGGCCCCTGGCAGTTCCTTCCTCTCATAAGACAGCGTTGGCTTCCTATGCATCGCTGGATAGGAAGGATCTATTGCGGCGCGGTCCTTTTGGGATGGTTGGCCTCGTTACCCATAGCAGCCCATGCGCAGGCAGGAGCCATCTCTTCCGCGGGTTTCCTCACACTCGGCTTTCTCTGGGTCGGCTCCACCGCCGCGGGCTACTTCACGATTCGTTCCGGCAAAGTAATCGCCCATCGCAGATGGATGATCAGAAGCTTCGCCCTCACGGCGGCTGCGATCACTCTTCGCATCTACCTTCCACTTCTGCCGCTCACTGGACTTTCCTTCTCGACAAGCTATCGAATTATCGCCTGGGCCTGTTGGGTACCAAACCTGTTCTTCGCAGAGTGGCTTCTCCGCCACCAGCCAACTCCCGAACCCATCGCTCATCTCCTGCACGGTCATCAATCGGTAAGCGCCGATTGA
- a CDS encoding YciI family protein, with the protein MRFMVIVKSTPEADKKGALPDPQMLQEMGKFNEELIKAGVVLAMDGLHPSSKGARVKFSGTSRTVIDGPFTEAKELIAGFWIWQVKSLEEAIEWVKRCPNPHGGESEIEIRQVFEMEDFAPVLSKEEIQYKVAKRAELPNQPVSK; encoded by the coding sequence ATGCGATTCATGGTCATCGTCAAATCAACCCCAGAGGCAGACAAAAAAGGCGCCCTCCCCGATCCACAGATGTTGCAGGAGATGGGCAAGTTTAACGAAGAGCTCATCAAGGCTGGCGTCGTGCTCGCCATGGATGGCCTCCATCCCAGCTCCAAAGGCGCACGCGTCAAATTTTCCGGCACGTCTCGTACCGTCATCGACGGCCCCTTCACCGAGGCCAAGGAGCTCATCGCCGGCTTTTGGATCTGGCAAGTCAAGTCCCTTGAAGAGGCCATTGAGTGGGTCAAGCGCTGCCCCAACCCCCACGGCGGCGAGTCCGAGATCGAAATCCGCCAGGTCTTTGAGATGGAAGACTTCGCACCCGTCCTGTCCAAAGAGGAGATTCAGTACAAAGTAGCGAAACGGGCTGAGCTGCCGAATCAGCCCGTCAGCAAATAG
- a CDS encoding dihydrofolate reductase family protein translates to MRKINVLEFVSLDGVIEAPGDPEEDTSGPPWWIRMHSDPVSSAAVKKQMNMPFDLLLGRITFDLWAQFWPQHNDIWPGVNSATKYVASNTVTSHEWQPSVFLNGDIAKKIAELKQQEGPDLHVYGSANLVQTLMKHDLVDAFWLKIFPITLGGEKRLFAEGTIPAAFKVTESTVTSKGVIFVNYERAGAVQTRSL, encoded by the coding sequence ATGAGAAAGATCAATGTGCTTGAATTTGTCTCACTTGATGGCGTCATCGAAGCCCCAGGCGACCCAGAGGAAGATACCAGTGGCCCGCCATGGTGGATACGTATGCATTCCGACCCAGTTAGTTCAGCGGCCGTAAAAAAGCAGATGAACATGCCGTTTGACTTGTTGCTAGGGCGCATAACGTTTGATCTTTGGGCACAATTCTGGCCGCAACATAATGACATTTGGCCAGGCGTCAACTCAGCGACCAAGTACGTCGCCTCGAATACCGTGACTTCTCACGAATGGCAGCCGTCCGTGTTTCTCAACGGAGATATTGCCAAAAAAATCGCTGAACTTAAGCAACAGGAAGGCCCGGATTTGCACGTTTATGGAAGCGCAAATCTCGTGCAGACGCTTATGAAGCATGATCTGGTCGATGCGTTCTGGTTGAAGATATTTCCGATCACGTTGGGCGGTGAAAAACGATTGTTTGCCGAGGGCACGATCCCGGCGGCATTCAAGGTGACGGAGAGCACAGTCACCTCGAAGGGCGTGATTTTCGTGAACTACGAGCGTGCAGGCGCGGTCCAAACCAGAAGTCTATGA
- a CDS encoding VOC family protein gives MTLNNGKAGPSNFVWYELVTSDAKAAEAFYRGVVGWEADTQAGVTPGEPYTILKAGKVPVAGMMAMPKEFFTGGTKPGWIGYIGVDDVERFTKRVQEAGGKLHRPVREIPSVGSFSVVADPQGTVFVLFQPKEGAERPPEPPAGTPGYTSWHELHAVDGKSAFEFYSGMFGWKKTEAMDMGPMGVYQMFAADGPPIGGMMTAEDQANRPGWIYYFNVESAEAAAGRVKEKGGKVLMGPHEVPGGSWIVQGIDPQGALFAVVGPK, from the coding sequence ATGACGCTTAATAATGGGAAGGCCGGGCCCTCGAATTTTGTCTGGTATGAGCTGGTGACCTCGGATGCGAAGGCGGCTGAGGCCTTCTATCGCGGCGTGGTGGGGTGGGAGGCGGATACGCAGGCGGGCGTGACTCCGGGGGAACCTTACACCATCTTGAAGGCGGGAAAGGTGCCGGTTGCGGGGATGATGGCGATGCCGAAGGAGTTCTTTACCGGTGGGACGAAGCCGGGATGGATCGGCTATATCGGGGTTGATGACGTGGAACGATTTACGAAGCGGGTGCAGGAGGCGGGTGGGAAGCTGCATCGTCCGGTTCGGGAGATTCCGAGTGTTGGGAGTTTTTCGGTGGTGGCCGATCCGCAGGGAACGGTGTTTGTGCTGTTTCAGCCGAAGGAGGGAGCAGAGAGACCGCCGGAGCCGCCGGCGGGGACGCCTGGCTATACGAGCTGGCATGAGCTGCATGCTGTGGATGGGAAGTCGGCGTTCGAGTTTTACTCCGGAATGTTCGGCTGGAAGAAGACTGAGGCGATGGATATGGGGCCGATGGGGGTGTATCAGATGTTCGCGGCAGATGGGCCTCCGATTGGCGGGATGATGACTGCTGAGGATCAGGCGAATCGTCCGGGTTGGATTTACTACTTCAATGTGGAGAGCGCGGAGGCGGCGGCGGGGAGAGTGAAGGAGAAGGGCGGCAAGGTGTTGATGGGGCCGCATGAGGTTCCGGGCGGGAGTTGGATTGTGCAGGGGATCGATCCGCAGGGGGCTCTGTTTGCGGTGGTTGGGCCTAAGTAG
- a CDS encoding dihydrofolate reductase family protein, whose translation MTVFLLDWRTSKGNGKGKGNATTKATATTAEIKESGMQRVMVFNNVSVDGYIADEKGDMSWARNDDAEWNEFVQGNASGKGMLLFGRKTYDLMVSFWPTSAAIAMMPEVAEKMNSAKKVVFSKSMETAGWKNTTLMKDDPVEAVRKMKAKAGEGMVIFGSGTIVAQLADAGLIDEYQIAVVPVALGGGRTMFEGLEKKLKLKLTKHRVFGNGSVLLHYEPVQV comes from the coding sequence ATGACCGTTTTTTTGTTGGACTGGAGGACAAGCAAAGGCAACGGCAAAGGCAAAGGCAACGCAACGACAAAGGCAACGGCGACTACGGCAGAGATAAAGGAGAGTGGAATGCAGAGAGTGATGGTGTTCAACAACGTGTCAGTTGATGGCTACATTGCGGATGAGAAGGGCGACATGAGCTGGGCTCGTAATGATGACGCAGAGTGGAATGAGTTTGTACAAGGCAATGCCAGCGGGAAGGGCATGCTTTTGTTTGGACGGAAGACGTACGACCTGATGGTGAGCTTCTGGCCAACGTCTGCCGCGATTGCGATGATGCCTGAGGTCGCGGAGAAGATGAATAGTGCGAAGAAGGTGGTGTTTTCGAAGTCGATGGAGACAGCGGGGTGGAAGAATACGACGCTGATGAAGGATGATCCGGTCGAGGCGGTGCGCAAGATGAAGGCGAAGGCCGGGGAAGGGATGGTGATCTTCGGGAGTGGAACGATCGTCGCGCAACTGGCGGATGCGGGGCTGATCGATGAGTATCAGATCGCGGTGGTGCCGGTGGCTTTGGGTGGGGGAAGGACGATGTTTGAAGGGCTGGAGAAGAAGTTGAAGTTGAAGCTGACCAAACATCGCGTGTTTGGGAATGGGAGTGTGCTGCTGCACTATGAGCCGGTGCAAGTGTGA
- a CDS encoding GGDEF domain-containing protein — MSILILLSAAGVTVFLRINSTEGPNHHEDWLVSLVFLAASIFVVTVCTLALNTAKDVSKIAALEFAAIVDPVTELFNRRHIMALLDAQCQLSSEHNSPFSILLIDIDNFKTINDTFGHRAGDIVLKELGRVIARIIPDSRYIGRYGGEEFLVILPQSASSEAWSVAERVRKAVQSTMIAYEAKPISSPTISIGIATAFGWKETSEDLIEIADEALYSAKATGRNRVCHAFESSGRQFGSRFTVVSATQ; from the coding sequence ATGAGCATACTCATCCTTCTCTCTGCCGCAGGCGTCACCGTATTCCTGCGCATCAACAGCACAGAAGGCCCAAACCACCACGAAGACTGGCTCGTCAGCCTTGTCTTCCTCGCCGCATCCATCTTCGTCGTCACCGTCTGCACCCTGGCGCTCAACACGGCCAAGGATGTCTCGAAGATTGCTGCTCTCGAGTTTGCAGCCATCGTCGATCCCGTCACCGAGCTCTTCAACCGCCGTCACATCATGGCTCTTCTCGACGCGCAATGCCAGCTCTCCAGCGAGCACAACTCACCCTTCTCCATCCTTCTCATCGACATCGACAACTTCAAAACCATCAACGACACCTTCGGCCACCGCGCCGGAGACATCGTCCTCAAAGAGCTTGGCCGCGTCATCGCACGCATCATCCCCGACTCCAGATACATCGGACGATACGGCGGAGAGGAGTTTCTCGTGATCCTCCCTCAATCCGCCTCCAGCGAGGCCTGGAGCGTCGCCGAACGCGTTCGCAAAGCAGTTCAGTCCACGATGATCGCGTACGAAGCAAAACCCATCAGCTCCCCCACCATCAGCATCGGCATCGCCACCGCCTTCGGATGGAAGGAAACCTCCGAAGACCTGATCGAGATCGCCGACGAAGCGCTCTACTCTGCCAAAGCCACCGGCCGTAACCGCGTCTGCCACGCCTTCGAATCCTCAGGAAGACAATTTGGCTCGAGATTCACCGTCGTCTCAGCGACGCAATAG
- a CDS encoding DUF6321 domain-containing protein, whose protein sequence is MKRFSRVEGFVPNEEKRDVKKRAVKKASSKSMRAKGKDPKGGLTAAGREFYKKTEGANLKPGVKGKADTPEKMRRKGSF, encoded by the coding sequence GTGAAGCGATTCTCAAGGGTAGAGGGTTTTGTGCCGAATGAAGAGAAGCGTGATGTGAAGAAGAGAGCGGTGAAGAAGGCTTCCTCGAAGTCCATGCGGGCGAAGGGTAAGGATCCGAAGGGCGGGCTGACGGCGGCGGGAAGAGAGTTTTATAAGAAGACGGAGGGGGCGAATTTGAAGCCGGGAGTGAAGGGCAAGGCGGATACTCCGGAGAAGATGCGAAGGAAGGGATCGTTTTGA